From Thermoflavifilum aggregans, a single genomic window includes:
- a CDS encoding FecR family protein codes for MRMEERIWILIGKKFSSSLTEAEEEELNRLLPQYPEAQYTMEVLQSCWKVRSDADKLQQDDVFQPAEDADALFQYSIKKRGSRKVDWMGVGMMLLLMLVGFWIYRDLIVPLSEPVTSVAVNHAGSNQIITRFGSRTHVVLPDGSQVWLNAGSVLSYAEDLAQAAVREVNLQGEAYFDIHHDEAHPFVIHTADMDIRDLGTVFNVKAYPNDPVTEATLISGAIEIILKQNDQHVRLKPREKLVWYKAKDSIAFHPAFRADSIQHALHYVVQEIYPDKKYKLYPETAWLENKLIFENESFAELAREMERRYAVQIHICCEDIANTPLTGSFTDETLQQALDELRLIAHFSYQIKDHEVFIFHQDQQDGN; via the coding sequence ATGCGGATGGAAGAACGAATCTGGATATTGATCGGAAAGAAGTTTTCTTCTTCACTCACAGAGGCTGAAGAAGAAGAGCTGAACAGATTGTTGCCTCAATATCCCGAGGCACAATACACGATGGAGGTTTTGCAATCATGCTGGAAAGTTCGTTCTGACGCCGATAAATTGCAGCAAGATGATGTGTTTCAGCCTGCAGAAGATGCAGATGCATTATTTCAATATAGCATAAAAAAGCGGGGGAGCCGAAAGGTTGACTGGATGGGCGTGGGGATGATGTTGCTGCTCATGCTGGTGGGATTCTGGATTTATCGTGACCTTATTGTGCCTTTATCAGAGCCTGTAACATCGGTGGCTGTTAACCATGCCGGCAGCAATCAGATCATTACGCGGTTTGGCTCCAGGACACATGTGGTATTGCCCGATGGCAGCCAGGTATGGCTCAATGCAGGTTCTGTGTTAAGCTATGCGGAAGACCTGGCCCAGGCTGCTGTGCGTGAGGTCAACCTACAGGGCGAGGCTTATTTTGACATCCATCATGATGAAGCACATCCCTTTGTGATCCATACAGCTGATATGGATATCCGAGATCTTGGTACTGTATTTAATGTAAAAGCCTATCCGAATGATCCGGTTACAGAAGCTACATTGATTTCAGGAGCAATTGAAATCATCCTGAAACAAAACGATCAGCATGTACGGCTGAAGCCCCGTGAAAAGCTGGTTTGGTATAAAGCCAAAGATAGCATAGCGTTTCATCCTGCTTTCAGGGCCGATTCCATACAACATGCCCTGCATTATGTGGTACAGGAAATTTATCCCGATAAAAAATATAAACTCTATCCCGAAACCGCATGGCTGGAAAATAAACTGATTTTTGAAAATGAATCATTTGCGGAATTGGCGCGGGAAATGGAAAGAAGATATGCCGTCCAGATTCATATATGTTGTGAAGATATTGCCAATACACCGCTCACTGGTTCCTTTACCGATGAAACTTTGCAGCAGGCATTGGATGAACTGAGGCTTATAGCTCATTTTTCATATCAAATTAAAGATCATGAAGTATTCATTTTTCACCAGGATCAGCAAGATGGGAATTGA
- a CDS encoding DUF4288 domain-containing protein, translating into MKWFIAKLVYQIVIGNGQHKAQFEEQLRLIAASHQHEACQKARQIGKSEEQEFENIHHQIVRWQFLDVSELYPVEEIEDGMQLYSHIEEPDFPDNYLKLLKHKSTSIDLNMIIQDEEI; encoded by the coding sequence ATGAAATGGTTTATTGCTAAATTGGTTTATCAAATCGTGATAGGCAATGGCCAGCATAAAGCACAATTTGAAGAACAGCTTCGTTTGATTGCTGCCAGTCATCAGCATGAGGCCTGTCAGAAAGCTCGTCAGATAGGTAAATCTGAAGAGCAGGAATTTGAAAATATTCATCATCAGATTGTTCGCTGGCAATTTCTGGATGTGAGTGAACTATACCCGGTTGAAGAAATTGAAGATGGCATGCAGCTTTATTCGCATATTGAAGAGCCCGATTTCCCGGATAATTATCTGAAGCTGTTAAAGCACAAATCAACTTCCATTGATTTGAACATGATTATTCAGGATGAAGAAATATGA
- a CDS encoding sigma-70 family RNA polymerase sigma factor, whose protein sequence is MKKPTTNSMMHEEILRDYLRFWEHHDAEGAYRFLNKHFYVPALRFCMHWISDEEDAKELVYDVLMRVWQKGDHLRKIRNLKVYIFVAVRNAALNFLQQQKKIHTLSWDEVDIRLSPLEPDPAQLLISSEMIGRIQDAIDKLPLKCKMVFKLIREEGFRNKDVAEILHISVNTIDNHLALAMRKISEAIHLYTQENTESSIQKATTRKKPDKNAES, encoded by the coding sequence TTGAAAAAACCCACTACCAACTCCATGATGCACGAAGAAATTTTACGCGATTATCTGCGGTTTTGGGAACATCATGATGCAGAAGGAGCCTATCGTTTCCTGAACAAACATTTTTATGTACCGGCACTGCGTTTCTGTATGCACTGGATTTCGGATGAAGAAGATGCAAAGGAGTTGGTATATGATGTGCTGATGCGAGTATGGCAAAAAGGTGATCATCTGAGAAAAATCAGAAATCTCAAAGTCTATATTTTTGTTGCCGTGCGCAATGCTGCACTGAATTTTCTGCAACAGCAAAAGAAAATCCATACTCTTTCCTGGGATGAAGTGGATATCAGGCTGTCCCCGCTGGAACCAGATCCTGCCCAGCTGCTGATATCATCCGAGATGATCGGCCGTATTCAGGATGCCATTGATAAACTTCCGCTTAAATGCAAAATGGTATTTAAACTCATCCGGGAAGAAGGTTTTCGCAACAAAGATGTAGCAGAAATTCTTCACATTTCCGTGAACACAATTGATAATCATCTGGCACTGGCCATGCGGAAAATCAGCGAAGCCATTCATTTATACACACAGGAAAATACCGAATCATCTATCCAGAAAGCCACTACTCGGAAAAAGCCAGATAAGAATGCAGAATCCTGA
- a CDS encoding TonB-dependent receptor produces MRITTVLMLILFLQVSARSYSQNERTFSFDFNSIRLGKALILIEKQSQYRFLYNNKVVEAGLHVNLQVKDASIDEVLHQIIPEGLTYQILPNHVVVILPAGEHVQVVRVSGVVRDSAGHPLAGVTVKIKGTSTGTVTDAEGRFSIEAPDQNAVLVFTYVGYQTMEVPVSSYTAGQELAITLHQMTSALNELVVVGYGTQRRSDITGSVTSVPEYRLSAQVPYTNVLQLMEGSVAGMQVSQPSAAPGRSANILVRGVNSINASTSPLVVVDGVPFSGASNDINPNDIASIEILKDASAMAIYGARGANGVILITTKRGATGKPVIHYNVYGGLEFMAHELTPMNGPEYIQKNITYAQQAGLNPIDTVRNASEKPNYYAGRTTDWIKEVSQQGYIHNHNLSISGGNEYIHYYLSGELLKEIGILKGYQYHRASVRANIDANITPWLTIGTSSYYTSNNYDGGHVNLTLAERQSPYGQEYNPDGTYAIYPMYPVGILFPNPLLGLYEPVINRANNLTGNFFLQIKPFIKGLQYKLNGSYSYMPSRYDDYTGRNMGDQIGTAHVNNSESKSWLVENILTYNRDFGKHHVDLTAVYSAQKDQNFYSNITGQNFVNDQLSFNNIGAAKVITASSGYSASTILSQLIRLNYNFSNKYLFTFTTRRDGYSGLGSETSKHGVFPSVAVGWNIADEKFMKPVRAVNALKLRISYGTTGKSSISPYQTLTTQGVVQYVFDGVTTIGFLASNLGNSKLKWETTTGTSIGVDFSLLNFRLNGTIEVYKNKTNNLLLRRQIPIITGYSSIWDNIGKLQNKGLDITLNTVNIQTHRFKWETNLNISINRNKLLQLYGDNKDDIGNRWFLGKSLYAVYDYKMIGVWQVGENHDVDPSAKPGYLKFADINGDGVINSSDRVYLGTSLPKWTGGMINTFHYGQFSLSVFVQTFQGALKNNPTLDWADQAYVYNLPRDVGYWTAENKSNTRPSLVYSNPRGYGYPSKDNFTRIKDVTLSYTFTSRMLQNWHLHDLMVYLSGRNLHTFTKWIGWDPETQNDGGSGYNPYDYPQVTYFILGINIGL; encoded by the coding sequence ATGCGAATAACTACGGTGTTGATGCTGATTTTGTTTCTTCAGGTATCTGCGAGGAGCTATTCGCAAAATGAACGCACATTCAGTTTTGATTTTAACTCAATACGGCTGGGGAAAGCGTTGATCCTTATTGAAAAGCAAAGTCAGTATCGTTTTCTGTACAACAACAAGGTGGTAGAAGCCGGCCTTCACGTAAATCTTCAGGTAAAAGATGCTTCGATTGATGAAGTATTGCATCAGATTATTCCGGAGGGATTAACGTATCAGATTTTACCGAATCATGTGGTGGTCATTTTGCCTGCAGGTGAGCATGTGCAGGTGGTACGGGTGAGCGGAGTGGTGCGCGACAGTGCAGGGCATCCACTGGCTGGTGTTACGGTGAAGATCAAAGGAACCAGTACAGGCACGGTAACAGATGCCGAAGGACGTTTCAGCATCGAAGCGCCCGATCAGAATGCCGTATTGGTATTTACCTATGTGGGTTATCAGACAATGGAAGTGCCGGTAAGCTCCTATACAGCCGGTCAGGAGTTGGCCATTACCCTGCATCAGATGACCAGCGCATTGAATGAACTGGTGGTGGTAGGATATGGTACGCAAAGGAGGAGTGATATAACAGGATCGGTTACTTCGGTACCTGAATATCGTTTATCTGCCCAGGTCCCGTACACCAACGTACTGCAGCTCATGGAAGGTAGTGTGGCAGGTATGCAGGTAAGTCAACCATCAGCAGCACCCGGACGCTCAGCAAATATTCTGGTAAGGGGAGTGAACAGCATAAATGCCAGTACAAGCCCGCTTGTGGTTGTGGATGGTGTACCTTTTTCCGGTGCAAGCAATGATATCAATCCGAATGATATTGCTTCGATTGAAATTCTGAAAGATGCTTCAGCTATGGCTATTTATGGAGCTCGTGGGGCAAATGGCGTTATTTTGATAACAACCAAAAGAGGGGCAACAGGTAAGCCTGTCATTCATTATAATGTGTATGGCGGACTTGAATTCATGGCACATGAGCTCACTCCAATGAATGGCCCGGAATATATCCAGAAAAATATTACATACGCACAACAAGCCGGTTTAAATCCTATTGATACTGTCAGAAATGCTTCTGAAAAACCTAACTATTATGCAGGACGAACAACCGATTGGATTAAAGAAGTTTCACAACAAGGATACATCCATAATCACAACCTGAGTATTTCCGGTGGAAATGAATATATTCATTATTATCTTTCCGGTGAATTGCTAAAGGAGATAGGTATACTCAAAGGCTATCAGTATCATCGGGCATCAGTAAGAGCAAATATTGATGCCAATATTACTCCATGGCTAACAATCGGAACTTCTTCATATTATACATCCAATAATTATGATGGTGGTCATGTCAATTTAACACTTGCTGAGCGGCAAAGCCCTTACGGTCAGGAATACAATCCAGATGGAACGTATGCCATTTATCCCATGTATCCTGTAGGCATCTTATTCCCCAACCCGTTGCTTGGACTTTATGAACCTGTAATTAACAGAGCGAACAATCTAACCGGGAATTTTTTTCTCCAGATCAAACCTTTTATCAAAGGTTTGCAGTACAAACTAAATGGTAGCTATTCTTATATGCCCAGCCGATATGATGATTATACTGGTAGAAATATGGGAGATCAGATTGGTACTGCGCATGTGAATAACAGTGAAAGCAAAAGCTGGCTGGTAGAAAATATTCTTACCTATAATCGTGATTTTGGAAAGCATCATGTTGATCTAACGGCAGTATATAGTGCACAAAAAGATCAAAATTTTTATTCCAATATTACAGGTCAGAATTTTGTAAATGATCAGCTTAGTTTTAATAACATTGGAGCGGCCAAAGTCATCACAGCCTCTTCCGGTTATTCAGCCTCTACGATTCTTTCACAGCTGATTCGGTTGAATTATAATTTCTCGAATAAATATTTGTTTACTTTCACTACCCGTCGGGATGGATATTCGGGACTGGGAAGTGAAACCAGCAAGCATGGGGTGTTCCCGTCGGTAGCAGTTGGATGGAATATTGCTGACGAAAAATTCATGAAGCCGGTTAGGGCCGTTAATGCATTGAAATTAAGAATATCGTATGGTACAACCGGAAAATCTTCTATCAGCCCATATCAAACGCTTACTACGCAAGGAGTTGTACAATATGTGTTTGACGGAGTTACTACCATTGGATTTCTGGCAAGCAACCTTGGTAATTCGAAGTTAAAATGGGAAACTACCACTGGTACAAGTATTGGTGTGGATTTCAGCTTGTTGAATTTCCGGTTAAATGGTACCATTGAAGTGTATAAAAACAAAACCAATAATCTGTTGCTCCGTAGGCAGATTCCCATTATTACCGGTTATTCTTCAATATGGGATAATATTGGCAAACTTCAGAATAAAGGACTTGATATAACCCTGAATACAGTCAACATCCAAACTCATCGATTCAAATGGGAAACCAATCTAAACATATCCATCAACCGAAATAAGCTTCTCCAGCTATATGGTGATAATAAAGATGATATTGGAAACAGGTGGTTTTTGGGTAAGTCACTGTATGCAGTTTATGATTACAAGATGATTGGTGTATGGCAGGTAGGAGAAAATCATGATGTAGATCCTTCAGCTAAACCAGGGTATTTGAAATTTGCTGATATAAATGGAGATGGAGTTATTAACTCTTCAGATCGGGTATATCTTGGCACAAGTCTGCCGAAGTGGACCGGAGGAATGATCAATACTTTTCATTATGGTCAGTTCTCCCTGAGTGTATTTGTACAAACCTTTCAGGGAGCTTTGAAAAACAATCCAACCCTTGATTGGGCTGATCAGGCTTATGTCTACAATTTGCCTAGGGATGTAGGATACTGGACAGCAGAAAATAAAAGCAACACTCGTCCTTCCCTGGTTTATTCCAACCCACGTGGTTATGGTTATCCGAGCAAGGACAATTTCACCAGAATTAAGGATGTGACGCTGAGTTATACATTTACAAGCCGGATGCTTCAAAACTGGCATTTACATGATCTGATGGTATATTTAAGTGGGAGGAATCTTCACACGTTTACCAAGTGGATTGGGTGGGATCCGGAAACGCAAAATGATGGTGGATCCGGCTATAACCCCTATGACTATCCTCAGGTCACTTATTTTATACTTGGTATCAATATCGGATTGTAA
- a CDS encoding sensor histidine kinase, translating into MGILGHLFTHTPQQRKSALPLFVYIFIGWMIWALLCGWMLTRYYDLSVQQAFADSVVSHLLAFLMLLFLSRILFFFYPQSFHFFIICGAVCITAALFTLTDEWLLRFVMPDLLSDTWLHQSEPVRFGFMLIISLSVSMLSMQHARRMDEYSHRMREEEIRKLARDAELYKLEQQLQPHFLFNCLNSVYALIGKHPEQARQMVIQLADFLRGTLRKEQKPLLSLEEELKQIQLYLSIEKIRFGHRLTPVLDIPEDTLSCQLPALLLQPLLENAIKFGLYGNADHVEIRIEARRLSGQLMITISNPFDETLLDQSGTGFGLKSVSRRLYLIYGMHDLLKTQSTDHQFSVTCLIPQLT; encoded by the coding sequence ATGGGCATACTTGGTCATCTTTTTACCCACACACCTCAGCAACGGAAATCGGCATTGCCGCTCTTTGTATATATTTTTATAGGATGGATGATATGGGCGTTGCTCTGTGGATGGATGCTGACCCGGTATTATGATTTATCTGTTCAGCAGGCGTTTGCAGACAGTGTAGTTTCGCATCTGCTGGCATTTCTGATGTTGCTTTTTTTGTCGCGCATTTTGTTTTTCTTTTATCCGCAAAGCTTTCATTTTTTCATCATCTGCGGTGCGGTTTGTATTACAGCTGCGCTGTTTACCCTTACAGATGAATGGTTATTGCGATTCGTCATGCCCGATCTTTTATCGGATACATGGTTGCATCAGAGTGAACCGGTACGGTTTGGTTTTATGCTGATCATCAGCCTCAGTGTATCTATGTTAAGCATGCAGCATGCCAGGCGTATGGATGAATATTCCCATCGCATGCGGGAAGAAGAAATCCGGAAACTTGCCCGCGATGCTGAATTATATAAACTAGAACAACAGCTGCAGCCTCATTTTTTATTTAATTGCCTGAATTCAGTTTATGCATTGATTGGTAAGCATCCCGAACAAGCCCGGCAAATGGTGATTCAGCTGGCTGATTTCCTGCGTGGCACTTTGCGGAAGGAACAGAAACCATTGTTAAGTCTGGAAGAAGAGTTGAAACAAATTCAGTTGTATCTGAGTATTGAAAAAATTCGTTTTGGACATCGGCTTACTCCTGTGCTCGATATTCCGGAAGATACTTTATCCTGCCAATTACCTGCTTTGTTGTTGCAGCCCTTGCTAGAGAACGCTATAAAATTCGGATTGTATGGAAATGCTGATCATGTGGAAATCCGCATAGAAGCCCGTCGGCTGTCCGGACAGCTGATGATTACTATCAGCAATCCGTTTGATGAAACCCTGCTCGATCAGTCGGGCACGGGCTTTGGTTTAAAATCGGTAAGTCGCAGGTTGTATTTGATTTATGGCATGCATGATCTGCTAAAAACTCAGTCAACGGATCATCAATTCAGTGTTACCTGTTTAATTCCGCAACTCACATGA
- a CDS encoding LytR/AlgR family response regulator transcription factor: MKRVIIIDDEQLARDVILEYLEDYPDCEVMAQCENGFEGLKAIQAHHPDLVFLDIQMPHLNGFEMLELCEDPPPVIFTTAYDEYAIRAFEANALDYLLKPFSRDRFQKAIEKWQRLMAQPAAFRHATMADHALLAGSYHSPLQRIVVKKSDQIKIIPVSAIWYLEAADDYVKIHTAEGYYLKNATMQYYENHLPADQFIRVHRSFIVAISQISSLHFSEREGQWIRLGSGKAIPVSKQGYQKLKSVLDI, encoded by the coding sequence ATGAAACGTGTTATCATTATTGATGATGAACAACTCGCTCGGGATGTTATTCTGGAATATCTCGAAGATTATCCGGATTGTGAAGTGATGGCACAATGTGAAAATGGTTTTGAAGGATTGAAGGCTATTCAGGCGCACCATCCCGATTTGGTATTTCTGGATATTCAGATGCCGCATCTGAATGGTTTTGAAATGCTAGAACTCTGCGAGGATCCGCCACCCGTTATTTTTACCACAGCCTATGATGAATATGCCATTCGTGCTTTTGAAGCCAATGCGCTCGATTATCTGCTGAAACCTTTTTCCAGAGATCGTTTTCAGAAAGCTATTGAAAAATGGCAAAGACTGATGGCACAACCTGCTGCATTCAGGCATGCAACGATGGCTGACCATGCATTGCTTGCAGGCAGCTATCATTCTCCTCTTCAACGCATTGTAGTAAAAAAATCAGATCAGATAAAAATCATTCCCGTTTCTGCTATCTGGTACCTGGAAGCAGCCGATGATTATGTGAAAATTCATACAGCAGAAGGATATTATCTGAAAAATGCTACGATGCAATATTATGAAAACCATTTGCCTGCTGATCAGTTTATTCGTGTGCATCGCTCTTTCATTGTGGCCATTTCCCAGATCAGCAGCCTTCATTTTTCCGAACGAGAAGGACAATGGATCAGATTAGGTTCGGGTAAGGCAATTCCCGTGAGCAAACAAGGTTATCAGAAACTGAAATCTGTGCTTGATATTTAG